The genomic DNA CGAAATAGCTTTAGGGCTAGCCTCATGTTGTAAGAGTCTTGGAGGTAGAGCACTGTTTGGACTAGGGGCCCTCATCGGGTTACCGAATTCAGACAAACTCCGAATGCCAAAGACTTATCCATGGGAGTCAGACTGCGAGTGATAAGATCCGTAGTCGAAAGGGAAACAGCCCAGACCACCAGCTAAGGTCCCAAAGTATACGTTAAGTGGAAAAGGATGTGGAGTTGCTTAGACAACCAGGATGTTGGCTTAGAAGCAGCCACCATTTAAAGAGTGCGTAATAGCTCACTGGTCGAGTGACTCTGCGCCGAAAATGTACCGGGGCTAAACGTATCACCGAAGCTGTGGATTGACACCGTTTGGTGTCAGTGGTAGGAGAGCGTTCTAAGGACTGCGAAGCTAGACCGTAAGGACTGGTGGAGTGCTTAGAAGTGAGAATGCCGGTATGAGTAGCGAAAGATGGGTGAGAATCCCATCCACCGAATGCCTAAGGTTTCCTGAGGAAGGCTCGTCCGCTCAGGGTTAGTCGGGACCTAAGTCGAGGCCGATAGGCGTAGACGATGGACAACAGGTTGATATTCCTGTACCACCTTTCTTCCATTTGAGCAATGGGGGGACGCAGGAGGATAGGGTAAGCGCACTGCTGGATATGTGCGTCTAAGCAGTTAGGCTGATGATGAGGCAAATCCCATCATCGTGAAGGCTGAGCTGTGATAGCGAGCGAATTATAGTAGCGAAGTTCCTGATTCCACACTGCCAAGAAAAGCCTCTAGCGAGGAAGATGGTGCCCGTACCGCAAACCGACACAGGTAGGCGAGGAGAGAATCCTAAGGTGAGCGAGAGAACTCTCGTTAAGGAACTCGGCAAAATGACCCCGTAACTTCGGGAGAAGGGGTGCTCTGGTAGGGTGCAAGCCCGAGAGAGCCGCAGTGAATAGGCCCAGGCGACTGTTTAGCAAAAACACAGGTCTCTGCGAAGCCGTAAGGCGAAGTATAGGGGCTGACGCCTGCCCGGTGCTGGAAGGTTAAGAGGAGTGCTTAGCGCAAGCGAAGGTGCGAATCGAAGCCCCAGTAAACGGCGGCCGTAACTATAACGGTCCTAAGGTAGCGAAATTCCTTGTCGGGTAAGTTCCGACCCGCACGAAAGGCGTAACGATCTGGGCACTGTCTCAACGAGAGACTCGGTGAAATTATAGTACCTGTGAAGATGCAGGTTACCCGCGACAGGACGGAAAGACCCCGTGGAGCTTTACTGTAGCCTGATATTGAATTTTGGCACAGCTTGTACAGGATAGGTAGGAGCCTTGGAAGCCGGAGCGCTAGCTTCGGTGGAGGCGTCGGTGGGATACTACCCTGGCTGTGTTGACATTCTAACCCGCGCCCCTTATCGGGGTGGGAGACAGTGTCAGGTGGGCAGTTTGACTGGGGCGGTCGCCTCCTAAAGAGTAACGGAGGCGCCCAAAGGTTCCCTCAGAATGGTTGGAAATCATTCGCAGAGTGTAAAGGCACAAGGGAGCTTGACTGCGAGACCTACAAGTCGAGCAGGGACGAAAGTCGGGCTTAGTGATCCGGTGGTTCCGCATGGAAGGGCCATCGCTCAACGGATAAAAGCTACCCCGGGGATAACAGGCTTATCTCCCCCAAGAGTCCACATCGACGGGGAGGTTTGGCACCTCGATGTCGGCTCATCGCATCCTGGGGCTGTAGTCGGTCCCAAGGGTTGGGCTGTTCGCCCATTAAAGCGGTACGCGAGCTGGGTTCAGAACGTCGTGAGACAGTTCGGTCCCTATCCGTCGTGGGCGCAGGAAATTTGAGAGGAGCTGTCCTTAGTACGAGAGGACCGGGATGGACGCACCGCTGGTGTACCAGTTGTCTTGCCAAAGGCATCGCTGGGTAGCTATGTGCGGAAGGGATAAGTGCTGAAAGCATCTAAGCATGAAGCCCCCCTCGAGATGAGATTTCCCATCACTTTATGTGAGTAAGATCCCTGAAAGATGATCAGGTAGATAGGTCAGAGGTGGAAGTGTGGCGACACATGGAGCTGACTGATACTAATCGATCGAGGACTTAACCAAACGTAATGCAGGCGCGTTGCGCCTGCCAGACTGGCCGATACGCCGGTAATGATTGACTATCAACCCTTTATCTAGTTTTGAAAGAATAATTCTTTCAATGGAATACCTGTCTGGTGACATTGGCGAAGAGGTCACACCCGTTCCCATGCCGAACACGGAAGTTAAGCTCTTCAGCGCCGATGGTAGTTGGGGGATCTCCCCCTGTGAGAGTAGGACGTCGCCAGGCAATGTAGAGAAAAGCAGCTCATTTGATGGGCTGCTTTTTTTGTTGTGTTTTTTTCGTTGGCGGGGAGTGGTGTTGGTCGTGATGTTGGCCGTTTGAAATGGGGTGGGTAGAAAGATGTTGGTTAGGAGGCCGAGATCACGGTTAGAGCATGGGATGATATCGGTGAGCTAGGGCGAAGAGACAGACTTTTAGAGCTTTAATGACCTGTGGGAGTATATGATCAGCCAAGTGGGATGGACAGAGGCGTTGTCTGGAGATGAGGCTAAGGGGGGAGTCGCGCTTATTTGCGACTTTTTTTCATTTCTTGCGAAGGGGGCGTGATACCTGCGGATAGAATGCTTTTATCAGTGATGTTTATTCAGATAAAGTATTCACTTATGTCCCTGACACCATTCGACATTCCTCGCAACATCTTTTTCCCATTTTGAGCACTTAAGGACCCATCGTTCCCCTTCAGGCACGAAAATACCTGCGAAATTCAACCATCTACTTGCGACATTTTTGATTTTATTTGTGAAAAACGACTTTTAATTTGCGAAACGTACCAATGGTCATTTTTCTATTTGCGATCCGACCCGTGTATTTGCGCAAGTCCGTGCATATTTGCGACCTTTCAATCGTAGTTTCAAGTTCGTAAGGGATAAAATTATTACGCTAGTCCCAAAAAAACCCATAACTTGACGCTTTGTCTGTGTACAAAAACCATCGAATATGCTAACGATGTAAACCCCACCCTTGATCAAATTAGAAATTCCTCCCCATCAACCAGTTCATACCAAAACTTGACGTTCTGTCCCTGTACAAACCCAGAAAAGGATGATACAGTTCATCGTCACGAAGCGCCCAACTTTTTTCAGCCTGTGAACACAGACCAAGCCGGTGATACATAAGATGGTAGTACACCGTGATAATTCAGTTAGTTGAAAAGTTGATAATTGCGTATACAATTCGGCAGTTGGTGGCAGAATAGATGTATGGAGGAGGAGAGCCCTATGAGTAATGTGAACGCGAAGGCGGTTGGTGAATGCTGCATTGTTTGCAGTGAGGAGAAGCGGATCGGGATCCATCTGTATACATCGTTTATATGCTATGAGTGCGAGCGGGAGATGGTGGAGACGGAGACAAGTGATCCTCTTTATAAACTGTTCGTGCAAAGGTTGAAGAAAGTGAATACTCCAGAAATCTATTCATAGCCGATTTGGTTATGATTTTTTTTTTGCCCGGGAAGCTCAGGAAGAATAAGCCTGAGCGCAATGGAGCCTGGATATGATACGATAGATGGATAGAGTGTTGGAAGGGTTAGTGGAAGATGAACGTTGATCAATCAAAGATGCCGCTTGTGCAGGCAATCAATAAACATAGTAAAAACGATCCGATTTCGTTTCATGTACCGGGTCATAAAAATGGCATCCTTACGGGAGATCCTGCTCATAAAGGGGATTTGACGGAACTCACGGGTCTGGATGATTTACACGATGCCGAAGGGCCGATTGCGGAGGCGCAGGCGTTGCTTTCGGAATTGTATGGGAGCAGGTCGAGTTATTTGCTTGTGAATGGCAGTACATCAGGGAATATGGCGGCGATCCTGGCTACTTGTGAGGCCGGGGACTATGTACTCGTCCAGAGGAATTGTCATAAGTCGGTTTGGAATGGGATCAGGCTTGCGGGTGCTGTTCCGGTCCTGCTCGAAGCGGAGTGGGAGGAAAAGGGGCAATCCGTTCGTGGTGTCTCTTTAGATACGGTACAGGAGGCACTTGAGGCGTTTCCGGCGGCCAAAGCTTGTGTGCTGACCTATCCGACCTATTATGGATTTACCTACCCCATCCAAGAGATCATCGCGGAACTACACGGGAGGGGGATTCCCTGTATCGTGGATGAAGCGCATGGCGCCCATTTTCAGGCAAGCAATATGTTTCCCGATTCGGCACTCGCTCTTGGAGCGGATATCGTCATCCAATCCGCTCATAAGATGCTGCCTGCCATGACGATGGGTTCTTATTTACATCTGAAGGGTTCCAGGGTGGATGAGCACCGGTTGAAGGAGTATCTCTCCATGCTTCAATCGAGTAGTCCGTCCTATCCCATCATGGCATCCCTTGATTATGCCCGTTCTTACCTTGGGACGATGACACCATCCGATGTGGACAAGGGGTTAGCGGATATCGCCGGGTTCATCTCGGAACTTGGCAGGCTTCATCCGGGACTAAGGGTGGAGAAGCCGGATGATCCCCTTAAGGTTCTTGTCAGATTTTCCGGATGGTCCGGCTACCGCCTTCAGAAAAAGCTGGAGGAAGAGGGTATTTTTGCAGAGCTTGCCGACCCCAATCAGGTGTTGCTCATTTTTCCACTGATGAAGGAATCCGCTGCCTTTCCTTATGGGGAGGCCCTGAGAAGGATCAAGGGTATGCTTGAGGGGGAACCGGCCGGGGTGGAAAGGAAAGAGACGTTCATCCCACCGGCATCCAGCCGATCTTATAGTCTCTTGTCCATGGAGTGGAAGGAAATGAAGGATCGGGAGGAAGAGGCCGTGTCTCTTCAATCGGCTGCAGGTCGCATTTCTTCCCAGATGGTCATACCGTATCCTCCGGGAATCCCCCTGCTCCTGAAAGGGGAACCCGTCACGGATGATGTGATTGGACGACTGAAGGAGTATCTGGATGTGGGCGCAGCGATCCAGGGGCGTCACGAACTGAAAGAAAACAAGATTTTTGTGTTCAAGGAATTGGAGGAACAATCATGATGAATGGTAGCTTCATAACGGTTGAAGGGCCTGAAGGGGCCGGGAAGTCGACTGTATTGGCCGTACTGGCAAAACGATTGGAAGAGGATGGCGTACCCGTTGTCATTACCAGGGAGCCTGGTGGCATCAAGATTGCCGAACAGATACGGGAAGTCATTTTACATACAGAGAATACAGAGATGGATGAGCGAACGGAAGCTTTGCTTTATGCTGCAGCGAGGAGGCAACATCTCGTCGAGAAGGTGCTGCCGGCCCTCCGGGAAGGGAAGGTGGTCCTGTGCGACCGGTTCATCGATAGCTCCCTTGCTTATCAGGGAAAGGCGCGGGGAATCGGGATGCGCGCCATCGAGGAGATCAATGCGTTTGCCATCGAGGATCATATGCCTGACCTTACCCTTTACTTTGATATCGAGCCCGAGGAAGGTTTGAACCGCATCAATCAGCATAAAGGGAGAGAGGTCAATCGTCTAGATCTTGAATCGGTTGAATTCCACCATAAGGTACGGGAGGGGTATTTGGAACTTGTGAATAAATATCCAAATCGCATACAAGTGGTCGATGCGAGTCCTGATGTGACAGCTGTATCCGATGCGGCGTACGACATCGTTAAGGGTTTTTTACAGAAACGGACAGTGTAAGAAAGCACCGTTCAGTGCTATAATAGTAGGAAGTATATGGATGATTGAATGAGAGGATGATTCAGATGAAATTGATTATGGCTGTAGTTCAGGATAAGGATAGCAATAAATTATCAAATGCTCTGCGGGATCATAATTTTCGTTCGACAAAATTGGCGAGCACCGGTGGTTTCCTGAAATCGGGAAATACCACATTCATCATCGGAACGGAAGATATCAGAGTGGATAAAGCCCTTCAAGTCATCAAGGATAACTGTCAGTCCAGGGAACAGATGGTGGCCCCTGTCTCACCTATGGGTGGAAACGCCGATTCATACGTTCCCTATCCGATCGAGGTCGAAGTCGGCGGAGCGACGGTCTTTGTCATGCCGGTTGAGCAATTCCATCAGTTCTAAGAAGGACGTGTAGGGATGAAGATTAATCAGGACCTGCGGATACCCGTCGATAAGATGCCGAAAGATCAACGCCAAGCGGGATCGATGCAAGCCCGCTTCGGTCAAATGGTACAGCAGCATGATCAGAAGCTGCATCTGGAGCAGTTGAATCAACTGTTGTCGACCATCGGGAACGCCGGCTCCCGCTTAGGGAAGAGCCGGTCATTCCGGGATCTGGCCAAATATAAGACGCTAGTGAAGAAGTTTCTCAAGGAAGCGGTGGACTACGGGGTGGAGCTCCAGGAATCCCATACGTGGAATCAATTTGGTGAAGGCAGGAAGCTTCGCCTCGTCGAGACCATCGACCAGCACCTGATCGATCTTGCCGAAGCGGTGATGGATCAGGAGAGGCCATCCATCGAAATCCTTGATAAAATCGGGGAAATCAAAGGATTGCTCATCAATTTATACAGGTAAGAGAGTGATTA from Rossellomorea marisflavi includes the following:
- a CDS encoding sigma factor G inhibitor Gin: MSNVNAKAVGECCIVCSEEKRIGIHLYTSFICYECEREMVETETSDPLYKLFVQRLKKVNTPEIYS
- a CDS encoding aminotransferase class I/II-fold pyridoxal phosphate-dependent enzyme, whose translation is MNVDQSKMPLVQAINKHSKNDPISFHVPGHKNGILTGDPAHKGDLTELTGLDDLHDAEGPIAEAQALLSELYGSRSSYLLVNGSTSGNMAAILATCEAGDYVLVQRNCHKSVWNGIRLAGAVPVLLEAEWEEKGQSVRGVSLDTVQEALEAFPAAKACVLTYPTYYGFTYPIQEIIAELHGRGIPCIVDEAHGAHFQASNMFPDSALALGADIVIQSAHKMLPAMTMGSYLHLKGSRVDEHRLKEYLSMLQSSSPSYPIMASLDYARSYLGTMTPSDVDKGLADIAGFISELGRLHPGLRVEKPDDPLKVLVRFSGWSGYRLQKKLEEEGIFAELADPNQVLLIFPLMKESAAFPYGEALRRIKGMLEGEPAGVERKETFIPPASSRSYSLLSMEWKEMKDREEEAVSLQSAAGRISSQMVIPYPPGIPLLLKGEPVTDDVIGRLKEYLDVGAAIQGRHELKENKIFVFKELEEQS
- the tmk gene encoding dTMP kinase, with the translated sequence MNGSFITVEGPEGAGKSTVLAVLAKRLEEDGVPVVITREPGGIKIAEQIREVILHTENTEMDERTEALLYAAARRQHLVEKVLPALREGKVVLCDRFIDSSLAYQGKARGIGMRAIEEINAFAIEDHMPDLTLYFDIEPEEGLNRINQHKGREVNRLDLESVEFHHKVREGYLELVNKYPNRIQVVDASPDVTAVSDAAYDIVKGFLQKRTV
- a CDS encoding cyclic-di-AMP receptor; this encodes MKLIMAVVQDKDSNKLSNALRDHNFRSTKLASTGGFLKSGNTTFIIGTEDIRVDKALQVIKDNCQSREQMVAPVSPMGGNADSYVPYPIEVEVGGATVFVMPVEQFHQF
- a CDS encoding YaaR family protein, with the translated sequence MKINQDLRIPVDKMPKDQRQAGSMQARFGQMVQQHDQKLHLEQLNQLLSTIGNAGSRLGKSRSFRDLAKYKTLVKKFLKEAVDYGVELQESHTWNQFGEGRKLRLVETIDQHLIDLAEAVMDQERPSIEILDKIGEIKGLLINLYR